A stretch of the Vitis riparia cultivar Riparia Gloire de Montpellier isolate 1030 chromosome 13, EGFV_Vit.rip_1.0, whole genome shotgun sequence genome encodes the following:
- the LOC117927451 gene encoding cytochrome b561 and DOMON domain-containing protein At4g12980-like — MPALHLRLVGLLLWFSVAGLIVLPAEAQTCATRKFSNNKLFQHCSDLPTLSSSLHWTHDADGSLSIAFVAPPAKSDGWISWAINPTGSGMIGAQSLIAFKQTDGSMTVRPYRLNNYQSVEQKNLTLEVSDMSAESSGGQMMIFATFRLPANWTTVNQVWQVGSTVTDGRPLIHDTQTPNLNAKGTLDLVGGQTGTNTGGDSRIRKRNIHGILNAVSWGILFPVGVILARYLRTFESADPAWFYLHAGCQSSAYAIGVAGWATGLQLGSKSKGIQYTTHRNIGIALFSLATVQIFALFLRPKKEHKFRFYWNIYHHGVGYAILILGILNVFKGLDILDPAKKWKSAYIIVIAILGGIALFLELITWAVVLKRKSRKSTMPYHGQQTT, encoded by the exons ATGCCGGCTCTTCATCTTCGTCTTGTAGGTCTGCTTCTATGGTTTTCAGTGGCGGGTTTGATAGTCTTACCCGCGGAGGCACAAACCTGTGCTACCCGGAAATTCAGCAACAACAAGCTCTTCCAACACTGCAGCGACCTCCCTACGCTGAGCTCTTCCCTCCACTGGACGCACGACGCCGATGGGAGCCTTTCCATTGCCTTCGTGGCGCCGCCGGCGAAGTCTGATGGCTGGATCTCGTGGGCCATAAACCCCACTGGAAGTGGCATGATCGGAGCGCAGTCGCTCATCGCGTTCAAGCAGACCGACGGCTCCATGACGGTGAGGCCCTACAGGTTGAACAACTACCAATCAGTGGAGCAGAAGAACCTCACCTTGGAGGTTTCCGACATGAGCGCCGAGAGCTCCGGCGGTCAGATGATGATCTTCGCCACATTCCGGCTGCCGGCAAACTGGACGACTGTGAACCAGGTGTGGCAAGTCGGGAGTACGGTCACCGATGGTAGACCATTAATTCATGATACTCAGACGCCGAATCTGAATGCCAAAGGAACTCTAGATTTGGTGGGAGGACAAACCGGTACTAATACCGGCGGCGACTCAAGGATCAGAAAGAGGAAT ATTCATGGAATTCTGAATGCAGTGAGCTGGGGAATTTTGTTTCCAGTAGGAGTCATTCTTGCAAGGTACCTTAGGACATTCGAGTCTGCAGATCCAGCGTGGTTCTATCTTCATGCTGGCTGCCAATCATCTGCTTATGCTATTGGAGTTGCTGGCTGGGCCACCGGCCTTCAGCTTGGGAGTAAATCCAAGGGTATACAGTACACTACTCATCGCAACATTGGGATCGCTCTCTTCTCCCTTGCCACTGTGCAG ATTTTTGCATTGTTTCTGAGACCAAAGAAGGAGCACAAGTTCCGGTTCTACTGGAACATCTACCACCATGGAGTTGGATACGCAATACTCATCCTGGGAATCCTGAACGTCTTCAAGGGTCTTGACATTTTGGACCCTGCAAAGAAGTGGAAATCGGCATACATAATTGTGATTGCAATTTTGGGAGGCATAGCCCTGTTTCTGGAATTAATTACCTGGGCTGTTGTGTTGAAGAGGAAGTCCCGTAAGTCTACAATGCCCTACCATGGGCAACAGACAACATGA